One Nicotiana sylvestris chromosome 12, ASM39365v2, whole genome shotgun sequence genomic window carries:
- the LOC138883669 gene encoding uncharacterized protein, with product MKEGKTIQEMYTRFTTLTNELKSLGRIIPEEDRVEKILIRVLPITWESKITVIQESKNIATLKLDELIGNLTAYGLRRKTMKMDVPKKKRIMALRITAGSDLEDDEITMITKDFKKYLRRVNGPSRSGSYNKPKTDHHIKNCPQWEIEWKKERGKRRNRKKEHVQPKKNKGSTKAMVAAWGESSDESSDDEDGDEQTLMAIGESDEETEVSELPLDLIDEFEDVNNEKEQLSKEYVILKAKCKNLELKGSEIVSENIVLKNQVHALDSNVIELRSENLKLKLGTGKKTTNHTQLTLEENVGKSKDELYKRDEQDDGTGPCGSLWSNENIKQMW from the exons ATGAAGGAAGGGAAAACCATTcaagagatgtacacaaggttcactacTTTGACAAATGAACTaaagtctcttggaaggattattcctgaagaagacagagttgagaagattttgataAGGGTTTTGCCTATTACATGGGAGAGCAAAATCACTgtcattcaggaatcaaagaacattgccacACTCAAACTAGATGAGTTAATTGGGAATCTTACTGCTTATGGACTTAGGAGgaaaaccatgaagatggatgtacCTAAAAAGAAAAGAATCATGGCACTCAGAATCACTGCAGGTTCTGATCTAGAAGATGATGAAATAACTATGATCACAaaggatttcaaaaagtacctaagGAGAGTAAATGGTCCTTCAAGAAGTGGAAGTTACAACAAGCCAAAG actgatcaccacatcaagaactgccctcaatgggaaattgaatggaagaaggaaagaggtaaacgaaggaacaggaagaaaGAACATGTTCAACCcaagaaaaacaaaggatcaACCAAGGCTATGGTCGCTGCTTGGGGAGAAAGTTCAGATGAAAGCTCAGATGATGAAGATGGGGATGAACAaacacttatggccattggagaatctgATGAGGAAACTGAG gtatCTGAGTTACCTCTAGATCTAATTGATGAATTTGAGGATgtaaacaatgaaaaggaacaaTTGTCTAAAGAATATGTGATTTTAAAAGCAAAGTGCAAAAACCTGGAACTTAAGGGTAGTGAAATTGTAAGTGAAAATATTGTcttgaagaaccaggttcatgcACTTGATTCAAATGTCATAGAacttagatctgaaaatctaaaactaaaattaggaacaggtaagaagaCAACTAATCACACACAACTCACTCTAGAAGAAAATGTAGGTAAAtcgaaagatgagttgtataagagGGATGAGCAG gacgatggaactggtccatgtggatctttgtg
- the LOC104227613 gene encoding trihelix transcription factor PTL-like: protein MDDHEYGMMDLTQYINGRPIFASNIPPHLHSDLLCSHQHYEMVMATVPQHNCVPHPTAAATARPSVSGGGGGATLSTASEMEGCGGGGVMRGGGDGGNGRWPRQETLTLLEVRSQLDSKFKEANQKGPLWDEVSRIMSEEHGYQRSGKKCREKFENLYKYYKKTKEGKAGRQDGKHYRYFRQLEALYGKTSNTISISETNNIGSSNFHYNNPINNNNQESHNFHHQGHKFSDSLISLSDSSDSDHATSFDDSELNMDNDSKEKRKKKRGKRSWKGKIKDFVDIQMKKLIEKQEAWLEKMMKTIEHKEQERILREEEWKKQESIRIEKEQKFWAGERVWIEARDAALIDALHKLNGDQELIKVNKNASICKDMNWDGINGYLIKCNKKQKENCLSSYYNFKNNEEGRSYCETSRHVPNVQIMDPGMFQVLIDR, encoded by the exons ATGGATGATCATGAGTATGGAATGATGGATCTAACACAGTACATTAACGGAAGGCCTATATTTGCTTCCAATATTCCGCCACATCTGCATTCAGATTTGTTATGTAGTCACCAACACTACGAGATGGTAATGGCTACTGTGCCACAACATAACTGTGTTCCTCATCCCACGGCAGCTGCAACTGCTAGACCTAGTGTTAGTGGCGGTGGCGGCGGGGCCACGCTTAGTACTGCGTCGGAGATGGAGGGTTGTGGTGGTGGTGGTGTTATGCGCGGAGGTGGTGACGGCGGAAATGGACGGTGGCCAAGGCAAGAGACTCTTACACTACTTGAAGTTAGATCACAACTTGATTCCAAGTTCAAGGAAGCTAATCAAAAAGGTCCCCTCTGGGATGAAGTCTCCAG GATTATGTCTGAGGAACATGGATACCAAAGGAGTGGGAAGAAGTGTAGGGAGAAATTTGAGAACTTATACAAATACTACAAGAAGACTAAAGAAGGAAAAGCTGGAAGACAAGATGGCAAACACTATAGATACTTTAGACAGCTTGAAGCTCTCTATGGTAAAACAAGCAATACAATCTCAATATCAGAAACCAACAATATTGGAAGCAGTAATTTTCACTACAATAATCCcataaacaacaacaatcaagaaTCTCATAATTTTCATCATCAGGGTCATAAGTTCTCTGATAGTCTTATAAGTCTCTCTGATTCCTCTGATTCTGATCATGCAACTTCATTCGATGATAGCGAACTCAATATGGACAATGACtcaaaagaaaagaggaagaagaaaagaggaaaaaggagTTGGAAAGGTAAGATAAAAGACTTTGTGGACATACAAATGAAGAAGTTAATAGAGAAACAAGAAGCTTGGTTAGAGAAAATGATGAAGACAATTGAACACAAGGAACAAGAGAGGATTTTAAGGGAAGAAGAATGGAAGAAACAAGAATCAATTAGGATAGAAAAAGAGCAAAAGTTTTGGGCTGGTGAAAGAGTATGGATTGAAGCTCGTGATGCTGCTTTAATTGATGCATTGCATAAATTAAATGGAGATCAAGAACTGATCAAGGTTAATAAAAATGCTTCAATATGTAAAGATATGAATTGGGATGGCATAAATGGATACCTAATCAAGTGCAACaagaaacaaaaagagaattGCTTGAGCTCATATTATAATTTCAAGAACAATGAAGAAGGGAGATCTTATTGTGAAACATCAAGACATGTACCAAATGTTCAAATAATGGATCCTGGGATGTTTCAG gtcctgatagacaggtag
- the LOC138883670 gene encoding uncharacterized protein, whose product MGSSPSDKSPAGSPANDTLSNETIDHNHPLYIHSSDNLGLSLVGTIFGGTGYSDWRRSMLIALSVKNKLYFIQPDCERPPLNSPVFSQWDRCNNMVISWIHNLLSPAIRKSVLYCQLAKDVWMDLEDRYGQPSEIRIYQVKKELASISQGAMSIPEYYAKIKSVWDEYSNLTVHSESHCTCGGGKKDIQKLEENQRMYHFLMGLN is encoded by the coding sequence ATGGGTTCTAGTCCTTCTGACAAATCACCTGCTGGCTCCCCTGCTAATGATACATTGTCCAATGAGACAATTGATCACAATCACCCACTTTACATTCATTCCTCGGATAATTTGGGGCTTTCACTAGTAGGGACGATTTTCGGTGGGACGGGATATAGTGACTGGAGAAGGAGCATGCTTATTGCTCTTTCTGTCAAAAACAAGTTATATTTCATTCAACCTGATTGTGAGAGGCCACCGTTGAACTCACCTGTTTTTAGTCAATGGGATAGATGTAATAATATGGTGATCTCTTggattcataatcttctctctcCAGCAATTCGTAAAAGTGTTCTTTACTGTCAACTTGCTAAAGATGTATGGATGGACCTGGAAGATAGATATGGACAACCTAGTGAGATTAGAATTTATCAAGTTAAGAAAGAACTTGCCTCCATTTCTCAGGGTGCTATGAGCATCCCTGAGTATTATGCCAAGATAAAGAGTGTTTGGGACGAATATAGTAATCTAACAGTTCACTCTGAAAGTCATTGTACATGTGGAGGTGGTAAAAAAGATATCCAGAAGCTTGAGGAAAATCAGAGGATGTACCATTTTCTAATGGGTCTAAATTAG